Proteins encoded together in one Marinobacter salsuginis window:
- a CDS encoding acyl-CoA thioesterase, translating to MAGDLPFRFRFRVRYGECDAQGVVFNARYADFVDIAVNEYIRTLFGDYQHLLDQDLDIQVVSLTVNWKAPAKFDDVLEARIRAGRIGNTSFTLHLEFFRYGDGAFIADADVTYVLIQPSVMGKVTIPDHIRELLEQGAPGQLISHAGE from the coding sequence ATGGCCGGTGATCTGCCTTTCCGTTTTCGTTTCCGTGTTCGCTATGGCGAATGCGATGCCCAGGGTGTGGTGTTCAACGCCCGCTATGCGGATTTCGTTGATATTGCAGTGAATGAGTATATTCGCACGCTGTTTGGCGATTACCAGCATCTGCTGGATCAGGATCTGGATATTCAGGTTGTGAGCCTCACCGTGAACTGGAAAGCCCCGGCGAAGTTCGATGATGTGCTGGAGGCGCGTATTCGGGCGGGGCGAATCGGCAACACTTCGTTTACATTGCATCTGGAGTTTTTCCGATATGGGGATGGGGCGTTTATCGCTGATGCCGATGTGACCTACGTGTTGATTCAGCCTTCAGTGATGGGAAAAGTGACGATACCGGATCATATTCGTGAACTGCTGGAGCAGGGCGCTCCTGGCCAGTTGATCAGTCACGCGGGGGAATGA
- a CDS encoding type 1 glutamine amidotransferase domain-containing protein, which translates to MKILMVLTSHDQMGDTGHKTGFWLEEFTAPYYVFRDAGADITIASPKGGQPPVDPNSEAEEALTETTRRFQQDAHAKESLASTKKLSDVDMNEYDAIFYPGGHGPLWDLVNDDKSIALIKTAYEQDKVIGAVCHAPAVFKNVEVKPGQNIVGGREVTGFTNSEEEAVGLSGVVPFLLEDMLKENTATYTRGDDWAPHIVVDGKLITGQNPASSEGAAKAVVQALQEA; encoded by the coding sequence ATGAAGATTCTGATGGTTCTCACCTCACATGACCAGATGGGCGACACCGGCCACAAGACCGGCTTCTGGCTCGAAGAATTCACCGCGCCCTACTATGTTTTCCGGGATGCCGGTGCAGACATCACCATCGCCTCGCCGAAAGGCGGCCAGCCGCCAGTGGACCCCAACAGCGAGGCGGAAGAGGCACTCACGGAAACCACCCGTCGTTTCCAGCAGGATGCCCACGCCAAGGAATCCCTTGCCAGCACCAAGAAGCTGAGTGATGTGGACATGAACGAGTACGACGCGATTTTCTATCCGGGTGGCCACGGCCCGCTCTGGGATCTGGTCAACGACGACAAGTCCATTGCCCTGATCAAGACCGCCTACGAGCAGGACAAGGTCATTGGTGCGGTTTGCCACGCGCCGGCCGTGTTCAAGAACGTGGAAGTCAAACCGGGCCAGAACATCGTTGGCGGCCGGGAAGTAACGGGCTTCACCAACAGCGAGGAAGAAGCAGTAGGCCTCAGCGGTGTGGTGCCTTTCCTGCTCGAGGACATGCTGAAGGAAAATACCGCCACCTACACCCGCGGTGACGACTGGGCTCCGCACATCGTGGTGGACGGCAAGCTGATCACCGGGCAGAACCCGGCATCCTCCGAGGGCGCCGCGAAAGCCGTTGTGCAGGCTTTGCAGGAGGCCTGA
- a CDS encoding substrate-binding periplasmic protein has protein sequence MRVLTAALLMVLVFPAWAQQGTETVEPLTITVGANHAPPYRILEGGERTGLYVEIFEEIADRLGWEVHYREAPFRRVLRMVQQGEVDVMLGPLETEERAELMEFVAPAFPPERRLFFYLNKEHRIERYADLYGRAIGVLEGASYFPRFDDDEGLLKEPAPRYENLMLMLQKGRVDVVIAPELVGLYAVEKLGLDIEVSPFFVPGERSYIAVAKNSPVIQYADDIRAALKLIEMEGIHEDLVLKYLDRAAE, from the coding sequence ATGCGAGTGCTAACAGCCGCCCTTCTGATGGTGTTGGTGTTTCCGGCTTGGGCCCAGCAGGGCACAGAAACTGTGGAACCTCTTACCATCACCGTGGGTGCCAACCATGCCCCCCCATACCGGATTCTCGAGGGTGGGGAGAGAACCGGCCTCTACGTGGAGATCTTCGAGGAGATTGCCGATCGGCTCGGCTGGGAAGTGCACTACCGGGAAGCCCCGTTCAGGCGCGTGTTGAGAATGGTCCAGCAGGGCGAGGTTGATGTCATGCTTGGTCCTCTGGAAACCGAGGAACGGGCCGAATTGATGGAATTTGTGGCACCGGCGTTTCCGCCAGAACGACGATTGTTCTTTTATCTGAACAAAGAGCACCGCATTGAGCGCTACGCCGATCTGTACGGCAGGGCTATTGGCGTGCTCGAAGGCGCGTCGTATTTTCCGAGGTTTGATGATGATGAGGGCTTGCTCAAAGAACCTGCGCCTCGATATGAAAACCTGATGCTGATGCTTCAGAAGGGCCGGGTGGATGTGGTGATTGCGCCAGAACTGGTGGGTTTGTACGCGGTTGAGAAACTGGGTCTGGATATTGAGGTCTCGCCGTTCTTTGTGCCCGGAGAGCGCTCTTACATCGCCGTTGCGAAAAACTCGCCGGTGATTCAGTACGCCGACGATATCCGGGCGGCGCTGAAACTGATTGAAATGGAAGGCATACACGAGGACCTGGTGTTGAAGTATCTGGACCGAGCCGCCGAATGA
- a CDS encoding ribonuclease J — translation MIPAQSDLWFLPLGGTGEIGMNLNLYGHDGAWLMVDCGVTFPKPGRIAAGGTVHHRGEPPVQMADPAFIADRRDRLAGLVITHAHEDHVGAVPYLWPLLQCPIYTSRFTAEILRRKLAEFDLLHRVPIIEVETGQSKQIGPFSVQWLALTHSIPDPNALMIRTAAGNIFHSGDWKLDEQPLVGHGYSPQTFTDLAKEGVNAMVCDSTNATVSGHSVSEAALHTGLLQAIRSAEGRVVVTCFGSNIARLHTLSSIARQTGRYMGLLGRSLINMSGAARAAGLWDSADQLINPAHLGYLPRDEVMAVATGSQGEPRTALRRLAAGTHPDFELEAGDTVIFSARAIPGNEEAIEALVARLKELGVRVITAEDADLPIHASGHPAQEELELMYKWVRPAIAIPVHGEAEHMETHADIAKATGVPRAMVGRNGDLFMIRPVPGIRRQVVETGRLGWHKEGLVRVE, via the coding sequence ATGATTCCTGCGCAGTCTGATCTCTGGTTTCTGCCCCTGGGAGGCACCGGCGAAATTGGCATGAACCTCAACCTCTATGGCCACGACGGTGCCTGGTTGATGGTGGATTGCGGCGTCACCTTTCCAAAGCCTGGCCGTATTGCCGCTGGTGGAACCGTGCACCACCGGGGGGAACCGCCGGTACAAATGGCGGATCCCGCTTTCATCGCTGACCGCCGTGACCGCCTCGCGGGTCTGGTGATAACCCATGCCCATGAGGATCACGTTGGAGCCGTACCCTATCTCTGGCCGCTGTTGCAGTGTCCGATCTATACCAGTCGGTTCACTGCGGAAATTCTGCGACGAAAACTGGCGGAGTTCGATCTGCTGCACCGGGTTCCGATCATTGAAGTGGAGACCGGCCAGAGCAAACAGATCGGGCCGTTCAGCGTGCAGTGGCTGGCGCTGACGCATTCCATTCCAGATCCCAACGCCCTGATGATTCGAACCGCCGCAGGTAACATCTTTCATAGCGGTGACTGGAAGCTGGATGAGCAGCCGCTGGTCGGCCATGGCTATTCGCCACAGACCTTTACCGATCTGGCAAAAGAGGGTGTGAACGCCATGGTATGCGACTCCACCAACGCAACGGTGTCAGGTCACTCGGTGTCCGAGGCGGCCTTGCATACCGGATTGTTGCAGGCTATACGATCCGCTGAGGGGCGCGTTGTAGTGACCTGCTTCGGCAGCAATATTGCCCGCCTGCATACGCTCTCTTCGATTGCGCGACAAACCGGGCGCTATATGGGGCTGTTAGGCCGTTCGCTGATCAATATGAGCGGCGCCGCCAGGGCCGCCGGGCTGTGGGATTCGGCTGACCAGTTGATCAATCCCGCTCATCTTGGTTATCTGCCCCGGGATGAAGTCATGGCCGTGGCCACCGGCAGTCAGGGTGAACCCAGAACGGCTCTGCGCAGACTGGCTGCTGGTACGCATCCGGATTTCGAGCTGGAAGCCGGCGATACAGTTATCTTCAGCGCCCGTGCTATTCCCGGCAATGAAGAAGCCATCGAGGCGCTCGTGGCGAGACTCAAAGAGTTGGGTGTCCGGGTTATCACCGCCGAAGATGCGGATTTGCCAATTCATGCTTCAGGTCATCCTGCGCAGGAAGAACTGGAGTTAATGTACAAATGGGTCAGGCCTGCCATTGCCATTCCGGTGCATGGTGAGGCTGAACACATGGAAACGCACGCTGACATAGCCAAAGCAACTGGTGTACCCCGAGCCATGGTGGGCAGAAACGGCGATCTTTTCATGATCCGGCCAGTGCCGGGGATACGTCGCCAGGTTGTCGAAACCGGCCGTCTGGGCTGGCACAAAGAAGGTCTTGTCAGAGTTGAATAA
- a CDS encoding substrate-binding periplasmic protein codes for MILSPTNATAVTPCDTLTVSGNPEYPPLLWRDEQNPGFLNGAVPALLREITQPLGVTVEVKDIGSWARVQRMAREGEIDMVAGAFITSERIRYMDYLLPPVTHLPTAVWVPIGREFVYRHWPDLKGKRGSTLINNSFGQNFDRYAEQNLRIEGVRSIEQSFQMALVDRVDYVLYEVLQGEVKLEYMGIADDFVPLETPVSREGLFLTFSKASPCNSFELRERIADRLYELVNSGRVDELILQYKARYTKAS; via the coding sequence ATGATTCTTTCGCCGACTAATGCCACGGCAGTAACCCCGTGCGACACACTCACCGTGAGTGGTAATCCGGAGTATCCGCCCCTGCTCTGGCGAGACGAGCAAAATCCTGGTTTCCTGAATGGCGCCGTACCTGCTTTGCTCCGGGAAATTACCCAACCCCTCGGCGTAACCGTGGAAGTGAAAGATATCGGTTCCTGGGCCCGGGTCCAACGGATGGCGCGCGAGGGGGAGATTGATATGGTAGCCGGGGCGTTCATCACGTCGGAACGCATTCGCTACATGGATTATCTGCTTCCTCCGGTCACGCACTTGCCAACAGCGGTCTGGGTGCCCATCGGGCGGGAGTTCGTCTATCGCCACTGGCCAGACCTGAAGGGCAAGCGCGGCAGTACCCTGATCAACAACAGCTTTGGCCAGAACTTCGACCGGTATGCAGAGCAGAATCTGCGCATTGAAGGTGTCCGGTCCATTGAGCAATCCTTCCAGATGGCGTTGGTTGATCGTGTTGATTATGTGCTCTATGAAGTCCTTCAGGGAGAGGTGAAACTTGAATACATGGGCATTGCTGACGATTTCGTTCCGCTGGAAACGCCGGTTAGCCGTGAGGGCCTGTTTCTGACTTTTTCCAAGGCTTCGCCGTGTAATTCTTTTGAACTGAGAGAGCGCATTGCGGACCGGCTTTATGAGCTCGTGAACTCTGGCAGGGTCGATGAGCTGATCCTGCAGTATAAAGCTCGTTATACAAAAGCGAGTTGA